One Defluviitoga tunisiensis genomic window carries:
- the ftcD gene encoding glutamate formimidoyltransferase has product MNKIIECIPNFSEGRDKEKLEKILDEIRKQEGVKLLDYSMDKDHNRSVVTFVGDLESVIEAAFNSCKKATELIDLRNHKGEHPRMGATDVIPLVPIKNVTMQECIEYSQKLAKRIGEELNIPVFLYEKSANSPQREDLSNIRKGEFEGMFEKLKQEEWKPDFGPQIPHETAGVTAVGARMPLIAFNVNLGTNDIEIAKKIAKAVRGKSGGFKYCKALSFELKERNIVQVSMNMVDYTKTPLYRVFQVIENEANRYGVNVIGSEIVGLVPMNALADVAEYFLKIENFSYDQILENRIYGD; this is encoded by the coding sequence GCCGAGATAAAGAAAAGCTAGAGAAAATTCTCGATGAAATTAGAAAACAAGAAGGAGTAAAACTATTAGATTATTCAATGGACAAAGATCATAATAGAAGTGTCGTAACTTTTGTTGGAGATCTAGAAAGTGTTATTGAAGCAGCGTTTAATAGTTGTAAAAAGGCGACAGAGCTAATAGATTTAAGAAATCACAAAGGTGAACACCCAAGAATGGGGGCGACAGACGTAATTCCGTTAGTACCAATAAAAAACGTTACAATGCAAGAATGCATAGAGTATTCACAAAAACTAGCAAAAAGAATTGGAGAAGAATTAAATATCCCGGTATTTTTATATGAAAAATCAGCAAATTCTCCGCAAAGAGAAGATCTTTCAAACATTAGAAAGGGTGAGTTTGAAGGAATGTTTGAAAAATTAAAACAAGAAGAGTGGAAGCCAGATTTCGGCCCTCAGATTCCGCACGAGACTGCTGGAGTTACAGCAGTGGGTGCTCGAATGCCTTTAATAGCTTTTAATGTTAACCTTGGAACTAATGATATTGAAATTGCAAAAAAGATAGCAAAAGCTGTTAGAGGTAAAAGTGGTGGATTTAAATATTGCAAAGCACTAAGTTTTGAATTGAAAGAAAGAAATATAGTTCAAGTTTCTATGAACATGGTTGATTATACAAAAACTCCTTTGTACAGAGTTTTTCAAGTTATAGAAAACGAGGCTAATAGGTATGGAGTTAATGTAATAGGAAGTGAAATCGTGGGATTGGTTCCAATGAATGCACTAGCTGACGTAGCGGAATATTTTCTCAAGATTGAAAATTTCAGCTATGATCAGATATTAGAAAATAGGATATATGGTGATTAA
- the hutI gene encoding imidazolonepropionase: MQYKKATIVIENISNLVTLKGPNRARRSDEMSEVGLIKDGIVAVEDDKIIFVGQDHLPQNIRITSETITIDASNKLVTPGLIDSHTHLVYGGSREHEIYNKLKGTKYLDIMQAGGGIYYTVEMTKKASFKELYKKAERSLNRMMEFGVTTVEAKSGYGLDDFETELKQLKVIKELNDNHPVDIVATFLAAHAIPERYKNNSDTFVEIIITEMIPYVSEKGLAKFCDVFCEEGVFSVEQSRKILTAAKDWGLIPKIHVDELEPLGGAELAAEIGCISADHLVGASEKGLKMMAEKGVIATLLPTTTFFLQSEKYADARKMIEYGIPVALSTDYNPGSSPTENLQLVMSFGVIKLKMSPQEIISSVTINAAASLGLENKIGSLEEGKNADIVIFDVPNLEYLIYHFGVNHTDTVIKNGVVVYSNNQ, translated from the coding sequence ATGCAGTATAAAAAAGCGACGATAGTAATAGAAAATATTTCAAATTTAGTAACTTTAAAAGGTCCTAATAGAGCAAGGAGAAGCGATGAAATGTCAGAGGTTGGATTGATTAAGGATGGGATCGTTGCTGTCGAAGATGACAAAATCATTTTTGTGGGTCAAGATCATTTACCTCAAAATATTAGAATAACCTCAGAGACAATAACTATTGATGCCTCTAATAAATTGGTAACGCCAGGTCTAATAGACTCTCATACTCATTTAGTGTACGGAGGATCCCGGGAGCATGAAATTTATAATAAACTTAAAGGAACAAAATACTTAGACATTATGCAAGCAGGTGGAGGAATTTATTATACAGTTGAAATGACCAAAAAAGCCTCGTTTAAAGAGTTGTATAAAAAGGCTGAAAGAAGTTTAAATAGAATGATGGAATTTGGCGTTACCACTGTTGAAGCAAAAAGTGGATATGGTTTAGATGATTTTGAAACGGAATTAAAACAATTAAAGGTAATTAAAGAGTTGAATGATAATCATCCGGTAGATATTGTGGCTACATTTTTAGCCGCTCATGCCATTCCTGAAAGGTACAAAAATAATAGTGACACTTTTGTTGAAATTATTATAACTGAAATGATTCCATATGTATCTGAAAAGGGATTAGCTAAATTTTGTGATGTTTTCTGTGAAGAGGGTGTATTTTCTGTTGAGCAAAGTAGGAAGATTCTTACAGCTGCAAAAGACTGGGGTCTAATACCAAAGATTCATGTTGATGAATTAGAACCTTTGGGTGGAGCAGAGCTAGCTGCAGAGATTGGCTGTATATCTGCAGACCATCTAGTTGGAGCTAGCGAAAAAGGTTTAAAAATGATGGCTGAAAAGGGAGTTATTGCAACATTGCTGCCAACGACAACATTTTTCCTACAGAGTGAGAAGTATGCAGATGCAAGAAAGATGATCGAGTATGGTATCCCGGTAGCTCTTTCTACGGATTACAATCCTGGAAGTTCTCCAACGGAAAATTTACAATTAGTTATGAGTTTTGGTGTCATCAAATTAAAGATGTCACCTCAAGAAATTATTTCATCTGTCACGATAAATGCGGCAGCAAGTTTAGGATTGGAAAATAAGATAGGAAGTTTAGAAGAAGGGAAAAATGCAGATATAGTTATATTTGATGTACCCAATCTAGAATATTTAATTTATCATTTTGGAGTTAATCATACAGATACCGTAATAAAAAATGGTGTTGTAGTATATTCAAACAATCAATAA
- a CDS encoding DUF5700 domain-containing putative Zn-dependent protease, with the protein MNIILKHNIEGINDFIKVFQSNTILKKADIKWLFDTKSYEKLLNLFGQNIGLTKKEEWIDLFYEAYILNLNSEGCVEKDTLRKNIIEPVIWAISNVDKLLNYTEEIMHFIDKKTYINRALRYLPKIEGNIELNFYYYIFMYNACVEENIVLLDLPFAKKLNEVQLTALLAHEMHHYLKDYLNLSEYSKNAFNDVTLTLWALENEGIADMCSFESLWAIYEEFGWTDKGLITEILENTAKYISDFNDKMQRKIINEDDSINLYEFIMQNQIIHPLGYKMAKTIERDFGIEELKRCVGKPLEFILKFNQAYELENGIYAFDENLIERLISIYNS; encoded by the coding sequence GTGAACATAATCCTAAAACACAACATAGAAGGAATTAATGATTTTATTAAAGTATTTCAATCAAATACTATACTTAAGAAAGCAGATATTAAATGGCTTTTTGATACAAAATCCTATGAAAAATTATTAAACTTATTTGGACAAAACATTGGCCTTACGAAAAAAGAAGAATGGATTGATCTTTTCTATGAAGCATATATTCTAAATTTAAATTCAGAAGGTTGTGTTGAGAAAGATACTTTGAGAAAAAATATAATCGAACCAGTAATCTGGGCTATTAGCAATGTAGACAAACTACTAAATTATACAGAAGAAATAATGCATTTCATTGACAAAAAAACATATATCAACAGGGCTCTTAGATATTTGCCAAAAATTGAAGGTAATATTGAATTAAATTTTTATTACTATATATTCATGTACAACGCTTGTGTAGAAGAAAATATAGTTCTTTTAGACTTACCATTTGCAAAAAAATTAAATGAAGTTCAACTTACTGCTTTACTTGCTCATGAAATGCATCATTATTTAAAAGACTATCTAAACCTTTCAGAATACTCTAAAAACGCTTTCAATGATGTGACACTTACTTTATGGGCATTAGAGAATGAAGGAATAGCTGATATGTGTAGCTTCGAAAGTTTATGGGCTATTTATGAAGAGTTCGGTTGGACTGACAAAGGTTTGATTACAGAGATACTAGAAAATACAGCAAAATATATAAGTGATTTCAATGATAAAATGCAAAGAAAAATAATAAATGAAGATGATTCTATAAATCTCTATGAATTTATTATGCAAAATCAAATTATTCATCCTTTAGGATACAAAATGGCTAAAACAATTGAAAGAGATTTTGGCATCGAAGAGTTAAAAAGATGCGTTGGGAAACCCTTGGAATTCATTTTAAAATTTAATCAAGCTTACGAATTAGAAAATGGAATATATGCCTTTGATGAAAATCTCATAGAAAGATTGATTTCTATTTACAATTCTTAA
- a CDS encoding DUF3798 domain-containing protein codes for MKKVLVLLMLSALFVSLAYASLGFKIGIVTGTVSQGEDEYRGAENVIKKYGSDIVHVIYPDNFMQEQETTIARIVELAYDSSVKAIVVCQAVPGTVAAIRKVKEFRPDIVFIAGTPHEDPPIVERTADVSFNTDDERRGITIIDLAYKMGAKTFIHYSFPRHLSMELIARRKDLMEKRCKELGIQFVSVSAPDPMGEQGITGSQQFILEDVPRQLAKYGKNTAFFSTNCAMQEPLITAILKHGGLFPEQCCPSPTHGYPGALGIAIPEDKKGDFNYILKAINEKIVEGGGAGRFATWPVPTNMLFVEAGVEIAIKLVNGEIKSSDMNAIKAIFDEVASQKVKGVGTTFNRFSDKGNFYLVIADSVIFGVTEF; via the coding sequence ATGAAGAAAGTCTTAGTTTTGTTAATGTTGTCTGCTTTATTTGTTTCGCTAGCATATGCTTCTTTAGGATTTAAAATTGGAATTGTAACGGGTACAGTGTCTCAAGGTGAAGATGAATACCGAGGAGCAGAAAATGTAATAAAGAAGTATGGTTCTGATATAGTACATGTTATTTATCCAGACAACTTTATGCAGGAACAAGAAACTACTATTGCTAGGATAGTTGAGCTAGCCTATGATTCTTCAGTTAAAGCTATAGTAGTTTGTCAAGCAGTTCCAGGTACAGTTGCTGCAATTAGAAAAGTAAAAGAATTTAGGCCCGACATAGTTTTTATAGCAGGTACTCCTCATGAAGATCCTCCAATTGTAGAAAGAACAGCGGATGTTTCTTTTAATACTGATGATGAAAGAAGAGGAATAACAATAATAGATCTAGCTTATAAAATGGGAGCTAAAACGTTTATACATTATTCATTCCCAAGGCATTTAAGTATGGAGTTGATAGCGCGTAGAAAGGATTTAATGGAAAAGAGATGTAAAGAACTTGGAATACAATTTGTTTCAGTTTCTGCACCAGATCCAATGGGAGAGCAAGGAATAACAGGTTCTCAACAATTTATCTTGGAGGATGTTCCAAGGCAGCTTGCTAAATATGGAAAAAACACAGCTTTCTTCTCAACAAATTGTGCAATGCAGGAGCCATTAATTACAGCTATTCTAAAGCACGGAGGTTTATTTCCAGAACAATGTTGCCCATCGCCAACTCATGGTTATCCTGGTGCGTTAGGTATAGCCATTCCAGAAGATAAAAAAGGAGACTTCAACTATATATTAAAGGCAATAAATGAAAAAATAGTTGAAGGAGGTGGAGCAGGTAGATTCGCTACTTGGCCTGTACCTACTAATATGCTTTTTGTTGAAGCAGGAGTAGAAATTGCCATAAAACTAGTAAATGGAGAAATTAAATCTTCTGATATGAATGCAATAAAGGCTATATTCGACGAAGTTGCTTCCCAGAAAGTTAAGGGCGTTGGAACAACATTTAACAGATTTTCAGATAAGGGAAACTTTTATTTAGTTATTGCAGATTCAGTTATATTTGGGGTTACTGAGTTTTAA
- a CDS encoding sugar ABC transporter ATP-binding protein has protein sequence MEKILDMRNICKSYYGNQVLTNVNLDLFPGEIHSLVGENGSGKSTLMNILFGMPVIQNTGGFEGEIIFEGKPVIIDSPRKAMELGIGMVHQEFMLLPGFTITENIKLNREITKKNFLSKIFGKSLETLDIPSMRKDARKALDSVGMTTLDEWIPVAGLPVAYKQFVEIAREIDKKNLKILVLDEPTAVLSESEVKGFLDVIRVLSEEGIAILFITHRLSEVLEVSDRITILRDGVVVDHGSVSSFNAITIAEKMVGRKVEKLELPKREKELDENDIIMSIKQLHVSMPGEMVKGFNIDIIRGEILGIGGLAGQGKLGIANGIAGLFPANGLVYFENEPFQLNNPSFALNKGIVYLSEDRRGVGLLLDESVEINITATAIHAYKEFMKWFIFLKIYDKKAIRQHAINMIKELDIRCKSPSQPVRRLSGGNQQKVCLARAFTLKPKILFVSEPTRGIDVGAKKLVLDYLVKMNRESGITIVMTSSELAELRSICDRIAIVSEGKLSAILKPTDSDAEFGMAMAGKFQEVIMGER, from the coding sequence ATGGAAAAGATCCTTGACATGAGAAACATATGTAAATCTTACTATGGCAACCAGGTCCTAACAAACGTTAATCTAGATTTGTTTCCTGGAGAAATTCATAGTCTAGTTGGGGAAAATGGTTCAGGTAAATCTACTTTGATGAACATTCTTTTTGGAATGCCTGTTATTCAAAATACTGGTGGCTTTGAAGGAGAAATTATTTTTGAAGGGAAACCAGTGATTATAGACTCTCCCAGGAAGGCTATGGAACTAGGCATAGGCATGGTACACCAAGAATTCATGCTTTTGCCGGGATTCACAATAACAGAAAATATTAAACTAAACAGAGAGATCACTAAAAAAAATTTTTTAAGCAAGATTTTTGGAAAGTCACTTGAAACTTTAGATATTCCAAGTATGAGAAAAGATGCCAGAAAAGCTTTGGATTCGGTTGGAATGACTACTCTTGATGAATGGATTCCTGTGGCTGGACTACCCGTAGCTTACAAACAGTTTGTGGAAATAGCAAGAGAAATAGATAAAAAAAATCTGAAAATTTTAGTTTTAGATGAACCTACAGCAGTCTTATCAGAATCTGAAGTGAAAGGCTTTTTAGATGTGATTCGTGTCTTATCAGAAGAAGGAATAGCGATTTTATTTATAACTCATAGACTTTCTGAGGTGTTGGAAGTTTCAGATCGAATAACAATTTTGCGAGATGGAGTTGTGGTAGATCATGGCTCCGTTTCTTCTTTTAATGCTATTACGATTGCAGAAAAAATGGTAGGTCGAAAAGTAGAAAAGTTAGAATTGCCAAAAAGGGAAAAAGAGCTTGATGAGAATGACATCATAATGTCAATAAAACAACTTCATGTCTCAATGCCAGGAGAAATGGTTAAAGGATTTAATATTGATATCATAAGGGGAGAAATATTGGGTATAGGGGGCTTAGCAGGGCAAGGCAAACTTGGAATAGCTAATGGTATTGCTGGTTTATTTCCAGCAAATGGTTTGGTTTATTTTGAGAACGAGCCATTTCAATTAAACAATCCAAGTTTTGCTCTAAATAAAGGCATCGTATATCTTTCTGAAGACAGACGAGGTGTTGGATTGTTACTGGATGAATCTGTAGAGATTAATATAACAGCAACTGCTATCCATGCCTACAAAGAATTTATGAAATGGTTTATATTTTTGAAGATATACGATAAAAAGGCGATAAGACAGCATGCAATAAATATGATTAAAGAACTCGATATACGTTGCAAGAGTCCTTCACAACCAGTAAGAAGATTAAGTGGAGGCAACCAACAAAAAGTTTGTCTGGCAAGAGCATTTACTTTGAAGCCTAAAATTCTTTTTGTTTCCGAACCGACACGTGGGATAGACGTTGGCGCAAAAAAGTTAGTCTTAGATTACCTTGTTAAGATGAATAGAGAAAGTGGAATAACAATTGTCATGACCTCAAGCGAGTTGGCAGAATTAAGAAGTATATGTGATCGTATTGCAATAGTCTCTGAGGGAAAGCTTTCGGCTATTCTAAAACCAACTGATTCAGACGCAGAGTTTGGTATGGCAATGGCTGGAAAATTCCAGGAGGTGATAATGGGTGAACGATAG
- a CDS encoding ABC transporter permease subunit — protein sequence MNDRTALLKKIDIPTLIIVLFLVGLFVLAFITGVAVPPLIGDSLRRIGMNGVLVLAMVPTIRSGIGPNFGLPIGIICGLLGALISMQLGLFGFLGFWVAILLAVVFCLPLGLGYSWILEKVRGQEMMVGTYLGYSIVAFMSIMWLILPFSSPDMVWAIGGKGLRYTLTLNEYFGSVLNDFMKIKIGSFEIPTGLLLFFAGTCLLVYLFFKTRIGLAIDLTGQNERYAVSSGVDIKKARRISVIFSTVLGGIGIIIYAQSYGFLQLYRAPLYMAFPAVACILIGGASLTRATITNVIVGTTIFQTLLTIALPVLSQVARGDITEVLRMIISNGMILYALSRASKEAS from the coding sequence GTGAACGATAGGACTGCACTTCTTAAAAAAATAGATATTCCAACGTTAATAATAGTATTGTTTTTAGTAGGGTTGTTTGTACTAGCATTCATTACGGGCGTTGCTGTACCTCCTCTGATTGGAGATTCTCTTAGAAGGATAGGTATGAATGGTGTATTGGTGTTAGCGATGGTACCTACTATAAGATCTGGAATAGGCCCAAATTTTGGGTTACCTATAGGAATAATTTGTGGATTATTGGGAGCACTAATTAGTATGCAGTTGGGACTTTTTGGATTTTTAGGTTTTTGGGTTGCTATTTTACTTGCTGTCGTATTTTGTTTACCTCTTGGTTTAGGGTACTCTTGGATTTTAGAAAAAGTTCGTGGACAAGAAATGATGGTTGGAACATATTTAGGATATTCAATAGTTGCTTTTATGAGTATTATGTGGCTTATATTGCCATTTTCGAGCCCTGATATGGTTTGGGCTATTGGTGGAAAAGGATTAAGATATACATTAACATTGAATGAGTACTTTGGTAGCGTATTAAATGATTTTATGAAAATAAAAATAGGTTCTTTTGAGATACCAACAGGACTACTTCTTTTTTTTGCTGGAACATGTTTGTTAGTTTATTTGTTTTTTAAGACACGTATTGGTTTAGCAATTGATTTAACGGGTCAAAATGAAAGATATGCAGTGAGTTCAGGAGTTGATATAAAAAAAGCACGTCGAATTTCCGTAATTTTTTCAACAGTTTTGGGGGGAATTGGAATAATAATTTATGCCCAAAGTTATGGTTTTTTGCAGTTGTATAGAGCTCCGTTATATATGGCATTTCCTGCAGTAGCTTGTATTTTAATTGGAGGAGCTTCATTAACTAGAGCCACTATCACAAACGTTATAGTAGGAACAACTATTTTTCAAACTTTGCTAACCATAGCTCTTCCGGTTTTAAGTCAGGTAGCTCGAGGAGATATAACAGAGGTGTTAAGGATGATTATAAGTAATGGAATGATATTATACGCTCTTTCCAGGGCTTCAAAGGAGGCCTCTTAA
- a CDS encoding ABC transporter permease subunit: MSKIKNILLSNIVPIVFVVLCISAIIIADIPINFLLVEIITRITRNSFLVLSLLIPVVAGLGLNFGIVLGAMAGQAAMFFAIDWGMKGIPGILISSILASGIAIILGYLSGLLLNRAKGKEMITSMILGFFANGVYQLFFLFFIGSIIPFSTKTMLLPDGVGLRNTVDLWGSLEGVLNNLWVIRIGQYGMIRIFIVPLIIIAILCLFIFFLFKTKLGQDMRAVGQDMYASEVSGISVDKVRIIAIILSTVLAAIGQIIYLQDIGTINTYNSHEQVGLFSIAALLVGGATTRKASIWNAIIGVILFHTLFIVAPSAGNKLFGQPQIGEYFREFIAYAVIAFALAMHGLETKKSLEIKAAK, from the coding sequence ATGTCAAAGATTAAGAATATACTTCTTTCAAATATTGTTCCAATAGTGTTTGTTGTTTTATGTATTTCAGCCATAATAATTGCGGACATACCGATTAATTTCTTGTTGGTTGAAATTATTACTCGAATTACTAGGAATTCATTTTTAGTTCTTTCTTTACTCATTCCTGTAGTAGCAGGTTTAGGACTAAATTTTGGGATTGTACTTGGAGCTATGGCGGGACAAGCTGCGATGTTTTTTGCTATAGATTGGGGTATGAAGGGCATACCAGGGATATTAATTTCTAGCATTTTAGCTTCTGGTATAGCAATTATTTTAGGATATTTAAGTGGACTCCTTTTGAATAGAGCTAAAGGAAAGGAAATGATTACTTCTATGATATTGGGATTCTTTGCCAATGGAGTGTATCAATTATTCTTTTTATTTTTTATTGGTTCAATAATTCCTTTCTCAACTAAAACGATGTTATTACCTGATGGTGTAGGATTAAGAAACACTGTTGATTTATGGGGATCATTAGAAGGAGTTTTGAATAATCTATGGGTTATCAGAATCGGACAATATGGTATGATTAGGATTTTTATTGTTCCGTTAATTATCATTGCGATTCTTTGCCTTTTTATATTTTTTCTTTTTAAAACCAAACTTGGACAAGATATGCGAGCAGTTGGACAGGATATGTATGCTTCTGAAGTTTCCGGGATAAGTGTTGATAAGGTTAGAATAATTGCTATCATATTATCTACAGTTCTTGCAGCTATTGGTCAAATAATATACCTTCAAGATATTGGAACGATAAATACGTATAACAGTCATGAGCAAGTAGGATTGTTTTCAATTGCGGCACTTTTAGTAGGTGGCGCTACAACCCGAAAAGCATCTATCTGGAATGCAATTATTGGCGTGATATTATTTCACACATTGTTTATTGTGGCGCCTAGTGCAGGAAATAAACTCTTTGGGCAGCCACAGATTGGAGAATATTTTAGAGAATTTATCGCTTATGCAGTTATTGCATTTGCACTAGCAATGCATGGATTGGAAACCAAAAAAAGCTTGGAGATAAAAGCAGCAAAGTAG
- a CDS encoding glucose 1-dehydrogenase, protein MNNLQGKAAIVTGSGQGIGAAICELFCQNGIKVVIAEIDEEAGLEREKLLKEKGFEALFINTDVADENSVKKMVDQTIKVHGKIDILVNNAAISSTKSIFNRTFEEWNRVIQVNLSGPYLCSKYCAENMKENGGIIINIASTRAFQSEPDTEPYSASKGGVVALTHSLAISLAQFGIRVVSISPGWIETSNWKKKSQKTEPILREIDHSQHPAGRVGNPLDIANLCLFLADNEKAGFITGVNYIVDGGMTIKMIYAE, encoded by the coding sequence ATGAATAATCTACAAGGAAAAGCGGCTATTGTGACAGGTAGTGGTCAAGGAATTGGCGCAGCTATATGTGAATTATTTTGTCAAAATGGTATAAAAGTTGTTATCGCAGAAATAGATGAAGAAGCAGGACTAGAAAGAGAAAAACTACTTAAAGAAAAAGGCTTTGAAGCTCTATTTATTAACACAGACGTAGCTGATGAAAATTCCGTAAAAAAGATGGTTGATCAAACAATAAAGGTACATGGAAAGATAGACATTCTCGTTAATAATGCTGCTATCAGTTCGACTAAAAGTATTTTTAACAGAACGTTTGAAGAGTGGAACAGAGTAATTCAAGTTAATCTTTCGGGACCTTACCTATGTTCAAAATATTGTGCAGAAAACATGAAAGAAAACGGAGGAATTATTATCAATATAGCTAGTACAAGAGCTTTTCAGTCTGAACCTGATACAGAACCTTATTCGGCATCAAAAGGCGGAGTTGTAGCTTTAACACACTCACTAGCCATAAGCTTAGCACAATTTGGCATAAGAGTTGTAAGTATAAGTCCCGGATGGATAGAAACTTCAAATTGGAAGAAAAAAAGTCAAAAAACTGAACCAATACTTCGAGAAATCGATCATTCTCAACATCCTGCAGGAAGAGTGGGAAATCCTCTTGATATTGCTAATCTTTGCTTATTTTTAGCGGATAATGAAAAAGCAGGATTTATTACAGGTGTTAATTATATTGTTGATGGAGGTATGACTATTAAAATGATATATGCGGAGTGA
- a CDS encoding undecaprenyl-diphosphate phosphatase: MKNIILGVVQGLTEFLPVSSSGHLVIFSHFMNIDTNVPYFALLHLATFFAVLIFVWQEVLQLIKGLFKWEKESLSLILKLIISSIPAAIIGFTLESTVESAFSSLSLVGIFLLITGFLLFSSDYFNGEKNIQQITYLDALVIGIMQAIAIFPGLSRSGSTIFAALLMKMKREDAVKYSFLMSLPVTFGAGIFEITKVSFNPSMILGSIAAFGFGLIGLLLVKKTVIAGKLKYFSIYCFIIGFLAIFIL, encoded by the coding sequence ATGAAAAATATAATTCTTGGAGTTGTTCAAGGTCTCACAGAATTTCTTCCTGTTTCGAGTTCTGGACATTTAGTTATATTTTCCCATTTTATGAACATTGATACAAATGTACCATACTTTGCTTTACTTCATTTAGCTACGTTTTTTGCTGTATTAATTTTCGTTTGGCAAGAGGTATTACAATTAATCAAAGGGCTTTTTAAGTGGGAAAAGGAGTCACTTTCTCTAATATTGAAATTAATTATTTCATCTATTCCTGCCGCAATCATAGGTTTTACACTTGAATCGACTGTTGAATCAGCATTTTCATCCTTATCTTTAGTTGGAATTTTTTTATTAATAACAGGTTTTTTACTTTTTTCCTCTGATTACTTCAATGGTGAAAAAAATATACAACAAATAACTTATCTTGACGCTCTAGTAATAGGAATTATGCAAGCAATTGCCATATTCCCTGGATTATCAAGAAGTGGTTCAACTATATTTGCTGCGCTTTTAATGAAAATGAAAAGAGAAGATGCTGTAAAATATTCCTTCTTAATGAGCCTTCCGGTAACTTTTGGCGCAGGAATTTTTGAAATTACAAAAGTTTCTTTTAATCCAAGTATGATTCTTGGTTCAATAGCAGCCTTTGGGTTTGGTTTAATAGGGTTGTTGTTAGTCAAAAAAACTGTAATAGCTGGCAAATTAAAATATTTTTCTATTTATTGTTTTATAATCGGCTTTCTCGCTATATTTATTCTGTGA
- a CDS encoding sugar O-acetyltransferase, whose translation MLAGEFYTASDPQLVNDRQRARRLVWKFNNSHPDELADRKNILKELFGKIGENIFIEPSFHCDYGYNISVGNYFFMNFGGIILDCNKVIIGDYVQIGPNVQIYSATHSTDPTSRKNFLELAFPITIGNNVWIGGGAIIGPGVTIGDNSVIGAGSIVTKNIPENVVAVGNPCRIIKEIK comes from the coding sequence ATGTTAGCCGGGGAATTTTACACAGCTTCAGATCCTCAACTTGTTAACGACAGACAAAGAGCACGTCGATTAGTGTGGAAATTTAATAATTCTCATCCAGATGAACTTGCTGATAGAAAAAATATATTGAAAGAACTATTTGGAAAAATCGGAGAAAATATATTTATAGAACCTTCTTTCCATTGCGACTACGGCTATAATATATCTGTAGGGAATTATTTTTTTATGAACTTTGGTGGGATCATTCTTGATTGTAACAAAGTTATAATCGGAGATTATGTACAAATTGGTCCAAATGTACAAATATACTCTGCTACTCATTCTACTGATCCTACTAGCAGAAAAAACTTCCTAGAACTCGCCTTCCCCATAACTATTGGAAATAATGTCTGGATTGGAGGGGGTGCAATTATAGGACCTGGCGTTACAATTGGGGATAATTCTGTCATAGGAGCCGGAAGTATAGTTACTAAAAATATTCCTGAAAACGTTGTTGCTGTTGGAAATCCATGTAGAATAATTAAAGAAATTAAATAG
- the aroQ gene encoding type II 3-dehydroquinate dehydratase: MILIINGPNINMLGKRPKDIYGTESYDELEKKIYNFAEENKLAIEIFHSNSEGEIIDRIQRLDYKALIINPGAYTHYSYAIRDALEIATVPKIEVHLTNILAREDFRHRSVTAACCNGVISGFGFDGYILALNYISQPPTAYRGGVL, encoded by the coding sequence ATGATTTTAATAATTAATGGACCTAATATAAACATGCTCGGAAAAAGGCCAAAAGATATATATGGTACTGAAAGCTATGATGAACTTGAGAAAAAAATCTATAATTTCGCAGAAGAAAATAAACTAGCGATAGAGATCTTTCATTCCAATTCAGAAGGCGAAATAATTGATAGAATTCAAAGATTAGATTACAAAGCATTGATCATAAATCCTGGCGCCTACACCCATTATTCATATGCTATCAGAGATGCACTTGAAATAGCAACTGTTCCAAAAATTGAAGTTCATCTTACTAACATTTTAGCAAGAGAAGATTTTCGTCATAGGTCTGTTACTGCAGCATGCTGCAATGGAGTAATTTCAGGATTTGGTTTTGATGGATATATTTTAGCATTGAACTATATTAGTCAACCACCCACCGCCTATAGAGGCGGGGTCTTGTAG